In one window of Haemophilus parainfluenzae DNA:
- a CDS encoding helix-turn-helix domain-containing protein gives MGKHYTIEFKLQVLQPILNGKMSIRETARFYNIPSNALVGTWLKRFEKSGIKGLIPRKPSGRPPMKPKYAKMPPPPKTEEDRLRLRILQLEAEVAYLKELRRLRLQDEAEQRKLSKG, from the coding sequence ATGGGTAAACACTACACAATCGAATTTAAATTACAGGTTCTTCAACCTATTTTGAATGGGAAAATGAGTATTAGAGAAACTGCGCGTTTTTACAATATTCCTTCCAACGCCTTAGTCGGAACATGGTTGAAACGGTTTGAAAAAAGTGGCATAAAAGGACTTATTCCCCGTAAACCATCAGGACGACCGCCGATGAAACCCAAATATGCAAAAATGCCACCGCCACCCAAAACTGAAGAAGACCGTTTACGCCTGAGAATTTTACAGCTTGAAGCGGAGGTAGCCTACCTAAAGGAGTTGAGAAGGCTCAGACTTCAGGACGAAGCCGAGCAACGGAAATTATCCAAAGGTTAA
- a CDS encoding ABC transporter ATP-binding protein, translating into MALISLTNAYLSFSDHPLLDHAELHIEPNERVCLVGRNGAGKSTLLKIIAQQVTMDDGKVQYEKDLVVSRLEQDPPRHAEGNVFDYVAEGIEHLADLLKEYHHISQELTQNYSEQILNQLAQVQAKLEHANGWQFENKINEVLQKLELNPDTKLADLSGGWLRKAALARALVCNPDVLLLDEPTNHLDVDAIEWLENFLLEFTGSIVFISHDRSFIRKMATRIVDLDRGKLVSYPGNYDLYLTAKEENLRVEALQNDLFDKRLAQEEVWIRQGIKARRTRNEGRVRALKAMREERHQRREVMGTAKLQLDNSSRSGKIVFEMENVSYEIEGKQLLKDFSTTILRGDKIALVGPNGCGKTTFIKLLLGEIKPTSGRIHCGTKLDIAYFDQYRADLDPEKTVMDNVADGKQDIEVNGVKRHVLGYLQDFLFPPKRAMTPVKALSGGERNRLLLAKLLLKPNNLLILDEPTNDLDVETLELLEEILTDYQGTLLIVSHDRQFIDNVATECYFFEGDGVLNKYVGGFFDAKGQQANYFAMKAEQETPKSKKEAPKVQESAVKNDVVSQKPKSVKLSYKEQRELEQLPQLLEELEEKITALQAEIGAPHFFQQAHDVTDAKLKELSDTEAELETAFLRWEELEEKKNQAEAK; encoded by the coding sequence GTGGCATTAATTAGTTTAACTAACGCTTATCTTTCTTTTAGTGATCACCCTTTACTTGATCATGCTGAACTGCATATTGAACCCAATGAGCGCGTGTGTTTAGTGGGGCGTAACGGTGCAGGTAAATCGACTTTATTAAAAATTATTGCACAGCAAGTTACGATGGATGACGGAAAAGTGCAGTATGAAAAAGATTTAGTAGTTTCACGTTTAGAACAAGATCCGCCTCGCCATGCTGAAGGGAATGTATTTGATTATGTGGCGGAAGGCATTGAGCATTTAGCGGATTTGTTAAAAGAATATCACCATATTTCGCAAGAGTTGACACAAAATTACAGTGAGCAAATTCTTAATCAACTGGCGCAAGTACAAGCCAAATTAGAGCATGCCAACGGTTGGCAGTTTGAAAATAAAATCAATGAAGTCCTGCAAAAGCTCGAGTTAAATCCCGATACTAAATTAGCGGATTTATCTGGTGGTTGGTTGCGTAAAGCCGCTCTTGCTCGTGCGTTGGTGTGTAATCCTGATGTCTTGTTATTAGATGAACCGACTAACCACTTGGATGTGGATGCAATCGAATGGTTAGAAAACTTCTTATTAGAATTTACCGGAAGCATTGTGTTTATTTCCCACGACCGTTCTTTTATCCGCAAAATGGCGACCCGTATTGTCGATTTAGATCGCGGGAAATTAGTGTCTTATCCAGGTAACTATGATTTATACCTCACCGCTAAAGAGGAAAACTTACGTGTCGAAGCATTGCAAAATGACCTTTTTGATAAACGCTTAGCACAAGAAGAGGTTTGGATTCGTCAAGGTATTAAAGCACGCCGTACACGTAATGAAGGCCGCGTGCGCGCTTTAAAAGCCATGCGTGAAGAACGTCACCAACGTCGTGAAGTGATGGGGACTGCTAAGTTACAATTAGATAACTCAAGTCGTTCAGGCAAAATTGTGTTTGAAATGGAAAATGTGAGTTATGAAATTGAAGGCAAACAGCTGCTCAAAGATTTCAGCACGACCATTTTGCGAGGCGATAAAATTGCATTGGTTGGCCCAAATGGTTGCGGAAAAACCACGTTTATTAAACTTTTATTAGGTGAAATCAAGCCAACGAGTGGTCGTATTCATTGCGGTACAAAATTAGATATCGCTTATTTTGATCAATATCGCGCTGATCTTGATCCGGAAAAAACGGTAATGGATAACGTTGCTGATGGCAAGCAGGATATTGAAGTCAATGGTGTAAAACGTCATGTGCTGGGCTATTTGCAGGATTTCTTATTTCCACCCAAACGAGCTATGACACCTGTAAAAGCGCTTTCAGGCGGTGAACGTAACCGTTTGTTATTGGCTAAATTATTACTGAAACCTAATAATCTATTGATTCTCGATGAACCAACCAATGACTTGGATGTAGAAACCTTAGAATTATTGGAAGAAATCCTCACGGATTATCAAGGCACCTTATTGATTGTCAGCCATGATCGTCAGTTTATTGACAATGTCGCAACGGAGTGCTATTTCTTTGAAGGTGATGGCGTATTGAATAAATACGTGGGCGGTTTCTTTGATGCGAAAGGACAACAAGCCAATTACTTTGCGATGAAAGCAGAGCAAGAGACCCCAAAATCCAAAAAAGAAGCACCCAAAGTACAGGAAAGTGCGGTCAAAAATGACGTTGTTTCTCAAAAGCCAAAATCCGTTAAACTTTCTTACAAAGAACAACGTGAGTTAGAACAGCTACCACAATTGTTGGAAGAATTGGAAGAGAAAATCACCGCACTTCAAGCTGAAATTGGTGCTCCTCATTTTTTCCAACAAGCTCATGATGTAACAGATGCTAAGCTTAAGGAATTATCGGACACTGAAGCGGAGCTTGAAACGGCTTTCCTTCGTTGGGAAGAGCTGGAAGAGAAAAAAAACCAAGCTGAAGCAAAATAG
- a CDS encoding SufE family protein, with product MLENIKQAKNWEDRYRFIIQAGKHLPQPSPDELAQMQSIQGCEAGLWFKTIQQNDGTFQFQAYSEARIMNGLLWLLLQNINGQTNNQLQQFNIRQFFDELGIASRLSETRLNGLKQIEEILHNL from the coding sequence ATGCTAGAAAACATTAAACAGGCAAAAAATTGGGAAGATCGTTACCGTTTCATTATTCAAGCAGGTAAACATCTCCCTCAACCTTCTCCAGATGAATTGGCTCAAATGCAATCAATTCAAGGCTGCGAAGCAGGGCTTTGGTTTAAGACCATTCAACAAAATGACGGCACGTTTCAATTTCAAGCTTACAGCGAAGCGCGCATTATGAATGGTTTGTTATGGTTATTACTGCAAAATATCAATGGACAAACCAATAATCAACTACAACAATTTAATATCCGTCAATTTTTTGATGAACTTGGTATTGCTTCTCGCTTAAGTGAAACCCGCTTAAACGGTTTAAAACAAATTGAAGAAATCTTACACAATCTGTAA
- a CDS encoding thermonuclease family protein yields MIKKFLLFLTVILTALWCQFSVSAERQMACWVVGVSDGDTLTCLLPTKKQFKVRLQEIDAPEKGQAFGKKAKQYLSQRVFKQNVTLSVSGYDRYQRILATVYLQERNINLEMVKNGMAWVYPQYTKNPIYFQAQNFAQQQKIGLWRDPNPVAPYEWRKQKKTPKHGDNHGF; encoded by the coding sequence ATGATTAAGAAATTCTTATTATTTTTAACCGTAATTTTGACCGCACTTTGGTGTCAATTTTCAGTCTCTGCGGAACGCCAAATGGCGTGTTGGGTAGTAGGAGTCAGTGATGGCGATACTCTAACTTGTCTCTTACCCACTAAAAAGCAATTTAAAGTACGATTACAAGAAATTGACGCCCCTGAGAAAGGTCAGGCATTTGGTAAGAAAGCCAAACAATATCTTTCACAACGGGTTTTTAAACAAAATGTGACATTGTCCGTTTCTGGCTATGATCGTTACCAACGTATTTTGGCAACAGTCTATCTGCAAGAACGAAACATTAACTTAGAAATGGTAAAAAACGGCATGGCGTGGGTTTATCCGCAATATACTAAAAATCCAATCTACTTCCAGGCTCAAAATTTTGCTCAACAACAAAAAATCGGATTATGGCGAGATCCCAACCCTGTTGCCCCTTATGAATGGCGTAAACAGAAAAAAACACCTAAACACGGAGATAACCATGGCTTTTGA
- a CDS encoding IS3 family transposase: MQRLRTRYPLKWLLGFAQLARSTFFAKLQIKLDKDELLKKTIKRIKANHPDYGYRRVHACLPGVNHKKVQRLMQTLGLQVRSRKSKKFTTYRGTIGVIAPNHLERDFSATAPNQKWVTDITEFKAKDGSKVYLSPILDLFNNEIVSYNLSYSPNWAQVEDMLMQAVKGLNKACGVILHSDQGWQYQMVAYRRILAEHGIIQSMSRKGNCLDNAAMESFFGRLKTECFYGREFNSREEIVDAVRDYLDYYNHRRIQLKLKGLSPVQYRKQSFK; encoded by the coding sequence ATCCAAAGGTTAAGAACACGCTATCCGTTAAAATGGCTTTTAGGCTTTGCACAATTAGCGCGTAGTACGTTTTTTGCTAAACTTCAGATTAAACTGGATAAGGATGAGTTGTTGAAAAAGACCATTAAACGCATCAAAGCCAATCATCCTGATTATGGCTACCGACGTGTTCATGCCTGCTTGCCAGGCGTGAATCATAAAAAAGTTCAACGTTTAATGCAGACACTTGGGCTTCAAGTGCGGTCAAGAAAAAGCAAGAAATTTACGACCTATCGAGGCACGATAGGGGTGATTGCTCCTAATCATCTTGAACGCGATTTTAGTGCAACGGCCCCGAACCAAAAATGGGTGACCGATATCACCGAGTTTAAGGCGAAAGATGGGAGTAAAGTCTATTTATCTCCAATTTTAGACTTATTTAACAATGAGATAGTTTCATATAATCTCAGCTATTCCCCAAACTGGGCGCAAGTAGAGGACATGTTAATGCAAGCCGTCAAAGGATTAAATAAAGCTTGTGGTGTCATTTTACATTCAGACCAGGGATGGCAATATCAAATGGTGGCTTATCGTCGAATCTTGGCTGAACATGGCATCATTCAAAGTATGTCGAGAAAAGGGAATTGCTTGGACAACGCCGCAATGGAAAGTTTCTTTGGACGATTAAAAACAGAATGTTTTTATGGTCGGGAATTTAACAGTAGAGAGGAGATAGTTGATGCCGTCAGGGATTATTTGGATTACTATAATCACCGACGGATTCAACTAAAATTAAAAGGACTGAGTCCGGTACAATATCGAAAACAATCCTTTAAATAA
- a CDS encoding anti-phage deoxyguanosine triphosphatase — MRTQLADFWTERFLSDPPREKDHRPPFRRDRGRILHSAAFRCLQAKTQIHAVGENDFYRTRLTHSLEVAQIGSSLVSQLKFAESYVAISDLLHIEKSELQKQLKPLLPSNDLIESLCFAHDIGHPPFGHGGEVALNYMMRNHGGFEGNAQTFRIITKLEPYTETAGMNLTRRAILGVVKYPNILDLSSPQYTQLPHAENADPHYVKISDWKPGKGLFRDDVTMFNWLLQNLSENDRTLFDSFQKVRSNPAEFLKTQFKSLDCSIMELADDIAYGVHDLEDAIVTGVVNQHQWQEALTELKTIPSDWLAKNIEQVSQRLFSNHHFERKNAIGALVNFFITHVRWKVTGNFDEPLLRYNAELPQDVIAALNVFKKFVWKYVIRHVETQRIEYKGQRILTEMFQIFESDPERLLPTNTANRWKNAPEQGKKRIICDYIAGMSDAYALKVYHQL; from the coding sequence ATGAGAACCCAATTAGCTGATTTTTGGACTGAACGTTTCCTTTCAGATCCGCCTCGTGAAAAAGATCACAGACCACCATTTCGTCGTGATCGCGGGCGGATTTTACATTCTGCCGCTTTCCGTTGTTTGCAAGCCAAAACACAGATTCATGCGGTGGGCGAAAATGATTTTTATCGCACTCGTTTAACCCATTCCCTTGAAGTGGCACAAATCGGCAGCAGCCTTGTTTCTCAATTAAAATTTGCGGAAAGTTATGTTGCTATTTCAGACCTGCTTCATATTGAAAAAAGTGAATTACAGAAACAACTCAAACCTTTATTACCAAGCAATGATTTAATTGAAAGTTTGTGCTTTGCACATGATATTGGTCATCCACCGTTTGGCCATGGTGGGGAAGTGGCGCTTAATTATATGATGCGCAATCATGGCGGCTTTGAAGGCAATGCGCAGACATTTCGTATTATTACTAAATTGGAACCTTATACTGAAACGGCTGGGATGAATTTAACGCGTCGTGCCATTTTAGGTGTGGTGAAATATCCGAATATTTTAGACTTATCTTCCCCGCAATATACCCAGCTGCCCCATGCTGAAAACGCCGATCCTCATTATGTCAAAATTAGCGATTGGAAGCCTGGAAAAGGGTTATTCCGTGATGATGTCACAATGTTTAATTGGCTGTTGCAAAACCTTTCTGAAAATGATCGCACTTTGTTTGATTCATTTCAAAAAGTGCGGTCAAATCCTGCTGAGTTTTTAAAAACACAATTTAAATCTTTAGATTGTAGCATTATGGAATTGGCGGATGATATTGCTTACGGGGTGCATGATTTAGAAGATGCGATTGTGACTGGTGTAGTAAATCAACATCAATGGCAAGAAGCATTAACTGAACTTAAAACGATTCCTTCAGATTGGTTGGCAAAAAATATAGAACAGGTCAGCCAACGATTATTCTCTAACCATCATTTCGAGCGTAAAAATGCCATTGGGGCATTAGTAAATTTCTTTATTACCCATGTGCGTTGGAAAGTTACCGGCAATTTTGATGAGCCCTTGTTACGTTATAACGCGGAACTACCACAAGATGTGATTGCGGCATTAAATGTGTTTAAAAAGTTTGTATGGAAATACGTGATTCGTCATGTGGAAACGCAGCGTATCGAATATAAAGGACAACGCATTCTCACCGAAATGTTCCAGATTTTTGAATCTGACCCGGAACGTTTATTGCCAACGAATACCGCTAATCGTTGGAAAAATGCGCCAGAGCAGGGTAAAAAACGTATTATTTGTGATTATATCGCAGGTATGTCAGATGCCTATGCCTTAAAGGTTTATCATCAGCTCTAA
- a CDS encoding cysteine desulfurase, protein MAFDYQLFKNEFPYFKSPNAVVYLDNAATALKPQAFIDATTTFYQSAGSVHRSQYEAAQTVQYENARHLVKTLINAEDEKAVIWTSGTTHSINLVANGLLPSLHADDEILISQADHHANFVTWHETAKKCGAKIQVLPILDNWLIDENALIKALNEKTKLVALNFVSNVTGTEQHIQHLIRLIRQHSNALVLVDAAQAISHIQIDLQALDADFIAFSAHKIYGPNGIGVLSGKLSSLSLLQPLFYGGKMIERVSHECITFADLPYRLEAGTPNIAGVIGFGAVLDWLKKWDFQATEAHAVELAEQSKVRLKNYPNCRLFNSPQPSSVVCFVFDGIAASDLATLLSEQKIALRVGEHCAQPYLARLGERTTLRLSFAPYNSPQDVDTFFAALDKSLELLAC, encoded by the coding sequence ATGGCTTTTGATTATCAATTATTTAAAAATGAATTCCCTTATTTTAAATCGCCAAATGCCGTAGTCTATTTGGATAATGCAGCGACGGCATTAAAACCTCAAGCATTCATTGATGCAACGACTACTTTTTATCAATCGGCAGGTTCTGTGCATCGTAGTCAGTACGAAGCCGCACAAACAGTACAATACGAAAATGCTCGTCACTTAGTAAAAACCTTAATTAATGCGGAAGATGAAAAAGCGGTAATTTGGACGTCTGGGACGACTCATAGCATTAATTTGGTTGCTAACGGTTTACTCCCCTCTTTGCATGCAGATGATGAGATTTTAATTAGCCAAGCGGACCATCATGCTAATTTTGTTACTTGGCATGAAACAGCGAAAAAATGCGGCGCGAAAATTCAAGTGCTGCCTATTTTGGATAATTGGCTAATTGATGAAAATGCCTTAATTAAAGCCTTAAATGAGAAAACCAAATTAGTGGCACTCAATTTTGTTTCCAACGTAACAGGAACAGAACAACATATCCAACATTTAATTCGACTCATCCGTCAACATAGCAATGCGCTCGTTTTAGTGGATGCCGCTCAGGCTATTAGCCATATACAAATTGATTTACAGGCATTAGATGCGGATTTTATCGCCTTTTCTGCACATAAAATTTATGGACCAAACGGCATTGGCGTATTAAGCGGAAAATTAAGCTCACTTTCCCTGCTGCAACCGCTTTTTTACGGTGGAAAAATGATTGAGCGCGTATCCCATGAATGTATTACCTTTGCTGATTTGCCTTATCGATTAGAGGCGGGCACACCAAATATTGCAGGCGTGATTGGTTTTGGTGCAGTATTAGATTGGCTCAAAAAATGGGATTTTCAGGCCACCGAGGCGCATGCCGTTGAGCTTGCCGAGCAAAGTAAAGTGCGGTTAAAAAACTATCCGAATTGTCGTTTATTCAATTCGCCGCAGCCAAGTTCAGTGGTTTGTTTTGTTTTTGATGGGATTGCGGCTTCGGATCTTGCTACGCTCCTGAGCGAACAAAAAATTGCGTTGCGTGTAGGCGAACATTGCGCCCAACCTTACTTAGCCCGCCTTGGCGAGCGTACCACATTAAGACTTTCTTTTGCGCCTTACAATAGCCCACAAGATGTGGATACTTTTTTTGCGGCATTAGATAAATCCTTAGAGTTATTAGCATGCTAG
- a CDS encoding CidA/LrgA family protein yields MLLQKGVQLVRSLFILYIMLLLGNLISQYVPVGIPGSIWGLLILFIGLTTRIIRLEWIYLGSSLLIRYMAVLFVPVSVGIIKYYDLLVSKWKILLIPNILSTFLTLFIIAFFGNYLFYKQSFTHKRKKVLEKRNLQAD; encoded by the coding sequence ATGTTACTCCAAAAAGGCGTTCAACTTGTTCGCTCGCTTTTCATTTTATACATTATGTTACTACTCGGCAATTTGATTTCGCAGTATGTGCCCGTTGGAATTCCTGGCAGCATCTGGGGATTATTAATACTTTTTATTGGATTAACCACTCGTATCATTCGCTTGGAATGGATTTATTTGGGTTCTAGTCTATTGATTCGTTACATGGCAGTACTTTTTGTACCAGTGAGTGTAGGCATTATTAAATATTATGATTTACTTGTTTCTAAATGGAAAATTTTACTCATTCCAAATATTCTTAGTACTTTTCTGACGCTCTTCATTATCGCATTTTTTGGTAATTATTTGTTTTACAAACAATCCTTTACCCATAAACGTAAAAAAGTATTAGAAAAACGTAATCTTCAAGCAGACTAA
- the queF gene encoding NADPH-dependent 7-cyano-7-deazaguanine reductase QueF (Catalyzes the NADPH-dependent reduction of 7-cyano-7-deazaguanine (preQ0) to 7-aminomethyl-7-deazaguanine (preQ1) in queuosine biosynthesis) codes for MNYQDKSLQSLKLGQATEYAANYDRTLLQPVPRKLNRDGLGITAQQPFTHGADIWTAYEISWLNPKGLPQVAIADVEIDYRSENLIESKSFKLYLNSFNQSQFADFASVERTMCEDLSACAQGEVKVRLHPLSHYQGQSIDTLTGDCIDDQDIEIHSYEFNADILQNCTSDNVVEETLVSHLLKSNCLITSQPDWGTVQIHYVGKQIDREKLLRYIVSFRQHNEFHEQCVERIFYDLMHYAKPEKLTVYARYTRRGGLDINPFRSNFEEIPQNLRLARQ; via the coding sequence ATGAACTATCAAGATAAAAGCCTTCAATCTTTAAAACTCGGTCAAGCAACAGAATATGCGGCAAATTATGACCGCACTTTGTTACAACCCGTACCTCGTAAACTCAATCGTGATGGCTTAGGCATTACCGCACAACAGCCATTTACTCATGGCGCCGATATTTGGACAGCCTATGAAATTTCCTGGTTGAATCCAAAAGGTTTGCCACAAGTCGCCATTGCTGATGTGGAAATTGATTATCGCAGTGAAAATTTAATTGAATCGAAAAGCTTTAAACTCTATTTAAACAGCTTTAACCAAAGTCAATTTGCTGATTTTGCTAGCGTAGAACGCACGATGTGTGAAGACCTAAGCGCTTGTGCTCAAGGCGAGGTCAAAGTACGTTTACATCCATTATCCCACTATCAAGGACAAAGTATTGATACTTTAACGGGCGATTGCATTGATGATCAAGATATTGAAATCCACAGCTACGAATTTAATGCGGATATTTTGCAAAATTGTACGTCCGATAACGTGGTGGAGGAAACCTTAGTGAGCCATTTATTAAAATCTAATTGTCTTATTACCAGTCAGCCGGATTGGGGAACAGTGCAAATTCATTATGTGGGCAAACAAATCGATCGAGAAAAACTTCTCCGTTATATCGTGTCTTTCCGTCAACATAATGAGTTTCACGAGCAGTGTGTCGAGCGTATTTTCTATGACTTGATGCATTACGCCAAACCAGAAAAACTCACCGTTTATGCGCGTTATACGCGCCGTGGTGGATTGGATATTAATCCATTCCGTTCTAACTTTGAGGAAATTCCGCAAAATTTACGCTTGGCAAGACAATAA
- the tyrA gene encoding bifunctional chorismate mutase/prephenate dehydrogenase: MDVLNHLRQEIDALDRELIQLFAKRLELVTQVGEVKHEKGLPIYAPERELAMLQSRREEAAKAGISPELIEDVLRRFMRESYSNENQFGFKTLNPAINKIVIVGGYGKMGQLFARYLRASGYPISILDRDDWDVAERILTNADVVIVSVPIDHTLETIERLKPYLTENMLLADLTSVKRAPLAKMLDVHKGAVVGLHPMFGPDIASMAKQVVVRCDGRFSERYEWLLEQIQIWGAKIYQIDAAEHDHNMTYIQALRHFSTFANGLHLSKQPVNLSNLLALSSPIYRLELAMIGRLFAQDAALYADIIMDKPENLDVIESLKQTYEEALQFFEKGDRQGFIDAFHQVREWFGEYSDQFLQESRQLLQQAHDLRHV; the protein is encoded by the coding sequence ATGGATGTTCTTAACCATTTACGTCAGGAAATTGATGCACTCGATCGTGAACTGATTCAACTTTTTGCTAAACGCCTCGAACTGGTGACCCAAGTAGGCGAAGTAAAGCATGAAAAGGGGTTACCGATTTATGCGCCAGAGCGTGAATTAGCGATGTTACAGTCTCGCCGAGAAGAAGCGGCTAAAGCGGGGATTTCTCCAGAGCTTATTGAAGATGTGCTACGTCGTTTCATGCGTGAATCGTATTCCAATGAAAATCAATTTGGTTTTAAAACCCTGAATCCAGCCATTAACAAAATTGTTATTGTCGGTGGTTACGGAAAAATGGGGCAGTTATTTGCCCGTTATTTGCGTGCTTCTGGTTATCCTATTTCTATTTTAGACCGAGATGATTGGGATGTGGCAGAACGCATTTTAACGAATGCGGATGTTGTTATTGTCTCAGTACCGATTGATCACACGTTAGAAACAATAGAACGTTTAAAACCCTATTTAACGGAAAATATGCTACTGGCGGATCTCACCTCCGTGAAACGTGCGCCCTTGGCTAAAATGTTAGACGTGCATAAAGGGGCAGTGGTTGGGCTTCATCCAATGTTTGGTCCCGATATTGCGAGCATGGCAAAACAAGTGGTTGTGCGTTGTGATGGGCGCTTTAGTGAACGTTATGAATGGTTGTTAGAGCAAATTCAAATCTGGGGTGCAAAAATTTATCAAATTGATGCTGCAGAGCATGATCACAATATGACGTACATTCAAGCATTACGTCACTTTTCTACTTTTGCGAATGGTCTGCATCTTTCTAAACAGCCTGTCAATTTAAGCAATTTATTGGCATTATCTTCCCCGATTTATCGTTTGGAATTAGCCATGATTGGTCGTCTATTTGCCCAAGATGCGGCACTTTATGCCGATATTATTATGGATAAGCCAGAAAATTTAGACGTGATTGAAAGCTTGAAGCAAACGTATGAAGAAGCGTTACAATTTTTTGAAAAAGGCGATCGACAAGGGTTTATTGATGCTTTCCATCAGGTGAGAGAATGGTTTGGGGAGTATTCAGATCAATTCTTGCAGGAAAGTCGTCAGTTATTGCAACAAGCTCATGATTTACGACATGTATAA
- a CDS encoding Zn-ribbon-containing protein has protein sequence MYLIEPFFKLTALENDIGQQSRLLNAVIDQWRYNGQIIGREIPLYLTEEDGEQGFAMRVICPEQDSLLPENNNQSVNLAMEHAEKSGLNFQGFQIIADDLNADSTAECSQPAWQILYTTHLQSCSPLHSGDDFSPIPLYKQLKNQPHLSQDLIKWQENWQACDQLQMNGSALEKESLSEISEINSTLSKHGRYLAAEIEKESGIPTYYYLYRVGGHSLESEQQRCCPQCGGDWALNAPLFDVIYFKCDQCRLVSNVSWNFL, from the coding sequence ATGTATCTGATCGAACCCTTTTTTAAATTGACCGCCTTAGAAAACGACATTGGCCAACAAAGCCGTTTGCTCAATGCAGTCATTGACCAATGGCGTTATAACGGGCAAATTATCGGCCGTGAAATCCCGCTTTATTTAACGGAAGAAGATGGCGAACAAGGTTTTGCGATGCGCGTTATTTGCCCTGAGCAAGATAGCCTTTTACCCGAAAACAATAATCAATCTGTGAATCTGGCGATGGAACATGCTGAAAAGAGCGGTCTAAATTTTCAAGGTTTTCAAATTATTGCCGATGATTTAAATGCAGACAGCACCGCAGAATGTAGCCAACCAGCATGGCAAATACTCTACACCACACATTTACAATCTTGCTCGCCATTACATAGCGGAGATGATTTTTCTCCAATTCCGCTCTATAAACAGCTAAAAAATCAACCGCACTTAAGCCAAGATTTGATTAAATGGCAGGAAAATTGGCAGGCTTGCGATCAGTTGCAAATGAATGGCTCAGCTTTAGAAAAAGAATCGTTAAGCGAAATCTCCGAGATTAATAGCACGCTAAGCAAACATGGACGCTACCTTGCTGCTGAAATCGAAAAAGAAAGCGGCATACCGACCTATTATTATTTATATCGTGTTGGTGGTCATTCTTTAGAATCGGAACAACAACGCTGTTGCCCGCAATGTGGTGGAGATTGGGCATTAAACGCACCACTATTTGATGTGATTTACTTTAAATGCGACCAATGTCGATTAGTCTCGAATGTGTCGTGGAATTTTTTATAA
- a CDS encoding CidB/LrgB family autolysis modulator: MMQYAIYLYTGLTIFGFWLALQISKRWKSMIFNTFVLTVSILVLILEIGDIPYDDYMTGNAPINNLLGLSIVALALPLYEQLQQIARQWKIILSVVTLASLLSMFTGAIFAIILGASPEMVATVLPKSITTPIAMEVSSHLGGIPAVTAVGVVVAGLQGSVFGYLILKKLGIKQQEAVGLSVGAVSHALGTVSCMEANPKAGSYSSISLVLCGIMSSILAPLVFNVIHLFL, encoded by the coding sequence ATTATGCAATATGCAATTTATCTTTATACGGGGTTAACAATTTTCGGATTCTGGCTCGCATTGCAAATTAGTAAACGTTGGAAATCCATGATTTTCAATACCTTCGTCCTAACAGTATCAATTCTCGTGCTGATTTTAGAAATTGGCGATATTCCTTATGATGATTATATGACGGGTAATGCACCGATTAATAATTTACTTGGTTTAAGTATTGTGGCACTTGCCTTGCCATTGTATGAACAGCTTCAACAAATCGCGAGACAGTGGAAAATTATTCTTTCTGTGGTGACATTAGCTTCTTTGCTTTCCATGTTTACTGGTGCCATTTTTGCCATTATTTTAGGGGCGAGTCCTGAAATGGTGGCGACCGTATTACCAAAATCAATAACCACGCCAATTGCAATGGAAGTGTCTTCACATTTAGGCGGTATTCCTGCAGTGACTGCGGTAGGCGTAGTCGTAGCGGGGTTGCAAGGTTCGGTTTTTGGTTATCTTATTTTAAAAAAACTGGGCATTAAACAACAAGAAGCAGTGGGTTTATCTGTAGGTGCCGTTTCTCACGCATTAGGCACGGTAAGTTGCATGGAAGCCAATCCGAAAGCCGGTAGTTATAGTTCGATTTCTTTGGTACTTTGCGGTATTATGAGCTCAATTTTAGCGCCCTTAGTATTCAACGTTATTCATCTGTTTTTATGA